The Anaerolineales bacterium nucleotide sequence CTGAGGTGCGTTCGGTGTAGCGGGTGAAGCCGCGGATGTCGGCGAACAGCACCGTCACCAGGCGCGCCTCACCCCCCAGCTTCAGGTAGCGTTCGGGATCGGTCAGGATGACATCGGTGACGTCCTCGGCCATGTAGCGGTCGAGCACCTGGCGCAGCAGGCGGTTGCGGGCCTCGACCTCGTCGTTCAATCGCTTCAGGCGCAGCAGCGAGCGCACCCGGGTGAGCAGGATGATCGAGTTGTAGGGTTTGGTGACGAAGTCATCGGCGCCGGCCTCGATGGCTTTGATCTTCTCTTCCTCGCTGTCCAGTGCCGTAACGATCACCACCGGCACGAAGCGGGTTTGCGGGGCAGCCTTGATCTCGCGGCACAGCGTCAGGCCGTCCATGCGCGGCATCTGGATGTCGACCAGCGCCAAGTCTATCGGGCGCGAGCGGGCGATCTCCAGTGCCACCACCCCGTCGGGAGCGGTGTAGACCTCGGCGCCGGAGCCGCGCAGGTAGGCCTCCAGCAGGTCGCGATTCAGCCAGTCGTCGTCCACGACCAGCACCCGCGGCGGTCGGTTGAAGACCGAGTTCAGATCCATCCCCATGCCCGAGCGCCTCTCCATCAGGCGCC carries:
- a CDS encoding response regulator, with product RLMERRSGMGMDLNSVFNRPPRVLVVDDDWLNRDLLEAYLRGSGAEVYTAPDGVVALEIARSRPIDLALVDIQMPRMDGLTLCREIKAAPQTRFVPVVIVTALDSEEEKIKAIEAGADDFVTKPYNSIILLTRVRSLLRLKRLNDEVEARNRLLRQVLDRYMAEDVTDVILTDPERYLKLGGEARLVTVLFADIRGFTRYTERTSAPVVVETLNRFFRSLSQVVFTFRGTFDKYLGDGLMAFFGAPLAAEDDAERAVKTAVEMQRLFSDLRRDGDADLQALGLGVGLHTGEAIVGNIGSEKVMDYTVVGDTVNVAKRLQELARGGEVLVSDATLARAPGVKAEKLPPVELAGRSEPVTPYRLRLKGS